The Streptomyces cathayae DNA segment AACTCGACGTTCCCGAGCGCCCGGTGGGCACCCGCACGGCCGGTCCGGCACTGCCGTCCGACCTCCTGCCCATCGCCGACACCCGGGTCCGCGTCGCCGTCGTGCAGATCGACCGGACCGGTGCCATCTCCTCCTGGAACGAGGACGCGGAAGAGCTCTTCGGCTACCGGGCCGACCAGGTCACCGGCAAGCCGCTCACCGATCTCGCGGCCTGGCCCCACACTCCCGGCACCGGCACCGGCATCGCGGAGGCGCTCCAACTCTCCCGCTGGGAAGGCAGCTACGGCATAAGGGACGCCCAGGGCCGAGTGACTCCCGTCTACGCCTCCCACCTGCGCGTCCGCGACGCGGACGGCGACCCGTCCACCGTGTGCCTCCTCGTCAGGGACCACGAACGGGCCGTCCTGCAGACCCCGTTGCGGGCCCCCGTTTCCGACACCTCCGAGAGTCAGAGCACCGACCCCTTCGAGGTGTTCATCGGCTCGCCCGCCCCCGACGACCTCGACAGCCTCCTCCAACGCACGGTGGAACGCGCCCGCGACATGCTCGACGGCGACTCCGCCTTCCTCCTGCTCGCCACCGACGACGAGACCGAACTCGAGGTACGCGCCTCCACCGGCCTGCCCTCCGCCCGACAGCGCTTCGCCCGTGTCCCGGTGGAGGCCGGCTCCGGCCGCTACGGCTCCGCCCGGATGCCGTCCGTCCACGACGACCTCACCGCCCTGCCCGGCGCGGTCCCCCTCCTCAACGGCACCGGCATGCGCTCGGTCGTCACCGTCCCGCTGAAGGTCGAGGGCCGCCTCACCGGCTCTCTCGGCGTCGCTGCGGAGGGGGCCGGCAGATACTCCAACGAGGAGGCGCTGCGCCTCCAGTTCGCCGCCGACCGCATCGCCCTGGCCGTCGAGTCGGCCCGCCTGGGCGAGTTGGAGCGACTGCGCCGCGGCTCACTGAGCTTCCTCGTCGAAGCCTCCGACCTGCTGGCCGGCACCCTGGACCGCGACCAGACCCTGGCTCTCATGGCCCAGATGACCGTCCCCACCCTGGCCACCTGGTGCGCCGTCTACACGATCGCCGACCAGGCCTCCGAGCCCTACCTCTCCTACGTCCTGCACGAGGACGAGGAACTCATCGACGGCATCAAGTCCCTGCTCTCGAAGATGGCCCCGCCCGACCCTGTCCCCACCCCCGGCGCCCGCGTATGGCCGGCGCCCGGCGAGGTGGCCCACCAGGCGGCCCTGCGCACCTCCATGCGCAGCCTCGGCCTGAGCGGCGGCCCGAGCAACCAGGTCGCCCCCGGCATCGGTCCCACCCTCACCACGGCCGCCGCGGTGGGCGGCGAGACGGTGGTCCTCCCCCTGGTCGCCCGCAACCGCGTCATCGGCATGCTGACGCTCGGCAAACCGACCGACGAACACTTCCGGCAGGAGATCCTGGAACTCGCCGAGGACCTCTCCCGCAGGGCCGCCCTGGCCCTGGACAACGCCCGCCTCTACTCCGAGCGCACGGCCATCAGCCAGTCCCTCCAGCGCAGCCTCCTGCCGCCGGAACTCCCCGTGATCGACAGCGTCGAGGTCGAGGTCATCTACCGCGCGGCCGGCGAGGGCAACGAGGTCGGCGGCGACTTCTACGATCTGTTCCCGATCAGCGACGGCGCCTACGGCTTCGCCATCGGCGACGTCTGCGGTACGGGCCCGAACGCCGCAGCCGTCACCGGGCTGGCCCGGCACGCCCTGAGACTGCTGGCCCGCGAGGGCCTCAACGGCCCGGCGGTCCTCGAGCGCCTGAACTCCGCCATCCTCGACGAGGGCGCCCGCAGCCGCTTCCTCACTCTCCTGTACGGCGAACTGCGCCCGCAGGAGGACGGCAGCGCGGAGTTGAAGGTGGTCTGTGCGGGCCACCCCCTCCCGCTGCGCCTTCGCCAGGACGGCACCGTGGAACCCGCCGCCGAACCGCAGCCCCTTCTCGGTGTCATCGAGGACCTGGACCTGTACGAGCAGACGGTCACCCTCGACCCGGGCGACGTCCTGCTGTGCGTCACCGACGGCGTCACCGAGCGCCGTGAGGGCCTGAACATGCTGGGCGACGACGGCCTCGCCGAGGTCCTGAAGACCTGTACGGGCCTGACCGCGGGCGCGGTCGCCGCCCGCATCATGCGCGCCGTGGAACGCTTCGCCTCCGACGCCCCCTCCGACGACATGGCGATCCTCGCCATGCGCGTCCCGGGCCTCCACCAGGACTGAGGACCAGGGCATGAGAAAGGCCCCGCCCTTTTGGGCGGGGCCTTTCTGTCGGAGCCCCCAAACGGAATCGAACCGTTGACCTTCTCCTTACCATGGAGACGCTCTGCCGACTGAGCTATAGGGGCCTGCTACCACTTCGCGGTGTCCCGCGGTGGCAACGGAATAGATCATACCCTGACCGGCCCTGTACTCCCAACCACGGTTCAGAGAGCCGGCTGGAGCAGCCCTCCCAGCGCGTTGCAGGCCGACGCGACACGCTGCATGTCCCGCTTGGTCAGCACGGCGTCCACAGGCAGGGCCAGCGTCTCGTCGGCGGCCCGCTCGGTCTCGGGCAGAGACACGCACCGCCGGAACCCGGGCAGCCGGTGCACGGGGGTCTTCACCGGCACCCTGCACTCGACTCCCTTGGCTCGTACGGCTTGTGCAAAAGCGTCCCGGTCCGGGCGGCCGTTCCCGGGCACTCGCACGACGTACTGCTGGTAGGTGTGCCCGTCACCACCGTCGGGCGTTCGAACACCCCGCAGTTTCGCGTCGAGATAGGCCGCCCGCTCCCTGCGCCGAGCGATCTCCTCGTACGGCCCCTCCGACTCCCCACGCTCCAGTATCAGCAGGCCGTGCCGCTGCCCGAGGAGGTGCAACCGGGCGATGTCTGCCCGCCTGCCGAAGCGGTGGACGGCAACAACGGCTGCCGTCCGCGGAGTTATGGCGGCTTCCACAGCAGCCGGCGCGAGGCAGTAGGTCACCGGATCTATCTCGGCGAACACCGGCAACGCGCCTGCAAGGGTGACAGCCTCGACGACTTCCACGTTCCCGAAGGCGGACACGACCACCTCGTCACCGACTCCGACGCCGGCGGCCCTGAGCAGTGCAGCAGTACCCATGGGATGGATGTTCGTGGCGCAATGTGAACTTCAAGTGACGCAGAACAAAAAAGGGTTGGACCCCGAACCGAAGTTCGGGACCCAACCCTGTCACAATTTGTTCGGCGGCGTCCTACTCTCCCACAGGGTCCCCCCTGCAGTACCATCGGCGCTATAAGGCTTAGCTTCCGGGTTCGGAATGTAACCGGGCGTTTCCCCTACGCTATGGCCACCGAAACACTATGAAACACTCAACCGCACCACGCCGTGGCCCGGCATGGGGTCGTTCGTGGTTTCAGAACCAACACAGTGGACGCGAGCAACTGAGGACAAGCCCTCGGCCTATTAGTACCGGTCAACTCCACACCTTACGGCGCTTCCATATCCGGCCTATCAACCCAGTCGTCTACTGGGAGCCTTACCCCATCAAGTGGGTGGGAGCCCTCATCTCGAAGCAGGCTTCCCGCTTAGATGCTTTCAGCGGTTATCCCTCCCGAACGTAGCCAACCAGCCATGCCCTTGGCAGGACAACTGGCACACCAGAGGTTCGTCCGTCCCGGTCCTCTCGTACTAGGGACAGCCCTTCTCAAGACTCCTGCGCGCGCAGCGGATAGGGACCGAACTGTCTCACGACGTTCTAAACCCAGCTCGCGTACCGCTTTAATGGGCGAACAGCCCAACCCTTGGGACCGACTCCAGCCCCAGGATGCGACGAGCCGACATCGAGGTGCCAAACCATCCCGTCGATATGGACTCTTGGGGAAGATCAGCCTGTTATCCCCGGGGTACCTTTTATCCGTTGAGCGACGGCGCTTCCACAAGCCACCGCCGGATCACTAGTCCCGACTTTCGTCCCTGCTCGACCCGTCGGTCTCACAGTCAAGCTCCCTTGTGCACTTACACTCACCACCTGATTGCCAACCAGGCTGAGGGAACCTTTGGGCGCCTCCGTTACTCTTTAGGAGGCAACCGCCCCAGTTAAACTACCCATCAGACACTGTCCCTGATCCGGATCACGGACCCAGGTTAGACATCCAGCACGACCAGACTGGTATTTCAACGACGACTCCCCCACCACTGGCGTGGCGGGCTCACAGTCTCCCAGCTATCCTACACAAGCCGAACCGAACACCAATATCAAACTGTAGTAAAGGTCCCGGGGTCTTTCCGTCCTGCTGCGCGAAACGAGCATCTTTACTCGTAGTGCAATTTCACCGGGCCTATGGTTGAGACAGTCGAGAAGTCGTTACGCCATTCGTGCAGGTCGGAACTTACCCGACAAGGAATTTCGCTACCTTAGGATGGTTATAGTTACCACCGCCGTTTACTGGCGCTTAAGTTCTCAGCTTCGCCCCACCGAAATGGAGCTGACCGGTCCCCTTAACGTTCCAGCACCGGGCAGGCGTCAGTCCGTATACCTCGCCTTACGGCTTCGCACGGACCTGTGTTTTTAGTAAACAGTCGCTTCTCGCTGGTCTCTGCGGCCACCCCCAGCTCAGGAAGCACGTTCCCTCACCGGTGATGGCCCCCCTTCTCCCGAAGTTACGGGGGCATTTTGCCGAGTTCCTTAACCATAGTTCACCCGAACGCCTCGGTATTCTCTACCTGACCACCTGAGTCGGTTTAGGGTACGGGCCGCCATGAAACTCGCTAGAGGCTTTTCTCGACAGCATAGGATCATCCACTTCGCCACAATCGGCTCGGCATCGGGTCTCACCCTGGATGAGTGGCGGATTTGCCTACCACTCGGGCTACACCCTTACCCCGGGACAACCACCGCCCGGGCTGGACTGCCTTCCTGCGTCACCCCATCACTCACCTACTGCAGGTCTGGTCCGTCGGCTCCACCACTCCCCTCAACTCCGAAGAGATCGGGGCGGCTTCACGGACTTAGCATCGCCTGGTTCGATGTCTTGCGCTTCACAGCGGGTACCGGAATATCAACCGGTTGTCCATCGACTACGCCTGTCGGCCTCGCCTTAGGTCCCGACTTACCCTGGGCAGATCAGCTTGACCCAGGAACCCTTGGTCAATCGGCGCACACGTTTCTCACGTGTGTATCGCTACTCATGCCTGCATTCTCACTCGTGAACCGTCCACAACTCGCTTCCGCGGCTGCTTCACCCGGCACACGACGCTCCCCTACCCATCACGATCCCCGTTGGGGGTTGATATCGCAATGACACGACTTCGGCGGTACGCTTGAGCCCCGCTACATTGTCGGCGCGGAATCACTAGACCAGTGAGCTATTACGCACTCTTTCAAGGATGGCTGCTTCTAAGCCAACCTCCTGGTTGTCTGTGCGACTCCACATCCTTTCCCACTTAGCGTACGCTTGGGGGCCTTAGTCGATGCTCTGGGCTGTTTCCCTCTCGACCATGGAGCTTATCCCCCACGGTCTCACTGCCGCGCTCTCACTTACCGGCATTCGGAGTTTGGCTAAGGTCAGTAACCCGGTAGGGCCCATCGCCTATCCAGTGCTCTACCTCCGGCAAGAAACACGCGACGCTGCACCTAAATGCATTTCGGGGAGAACCAGCTATCACGGAGTTTGATTGGCCTTTCACCCCTAACCACAGGTCATCCCCCAGGTTTTCAACCCTGGTGGGTTCGGTCCTCCACGAAGTCTTACCTCCGCTTCAACCTGCCCATGGCTAGATCACTCCGCTTCGGGTCTTGAGCGTGCTACTGAAGCGCCCTGTTCGGACTCGCTTTCGCTACGGCTTCCCCACCCGGGTTAACCTCGCAACACACCGCAAACTCGCAGGCTCATTCTTCAAAAGGCACGCAGTCACGACGTCGAGTGCAAGCACTCGACGCGACGCTCCCACGGCTTGTAGGCACACGGTTTCAGGTACTATTTCACTCCGCTCCCGCGGTACTTTTCACCATTCCCTCACGGTACTGTCCGCTATCGGTCACCAGGGAATATTTAGGCTTGACGGGTGGTCCCGCCGGATTCACACGGGATTTCTCGGGCCCCGTGCTACTTGGGTGTCTCTCCAACGAGCCGCTGACGTTTCGACTACGGGGGTCTTACCCTCTGCGCCGGACCTTTCGCATGTCCTTCGTCTACCTCAGCGGTTTCTGACTCGTCCCACGGCCGGCAGACCGTGGAAGAGAGATCCCACAACCCCCACGACGCAACCCCTGCCGGGTCTCACACGTCGTAGGTTTGGCCTCGTCCGGTTTCGCTCGCCACTACTCCCGGAATCACGGTTGTTTTCTCTTCCTGCGGGTACTGAGATGTTTCACTTCCCCGCGTTCCCTCCGCTTGCCCTATGTGTTCAGGCAAGGGTGACAGCCCATGACGACTGCCGGGTTTCCCCATTCGGAAACCCCCGGATCACAGCCTGGTTGACGGCTCCCCGGGGACTATCGTGGCCTCCCACGTCCTTCATCGGTTCCTGGTGCCAAGGCATCCACCGTGCGCCCTTAAAAACTTGGCCACAGATGCTCGCGTCCACTGTGCAGTTCTCAAACAACGACCAACCACCCGTCACACACCGCCAGGGGCGGTGCTGTACCGGGGCCGGCAACTGAGGGTTCGTTCCCTCAGACACCCAACAGCGTGCCCGGCACCCCTGCCGCTTCCCCCGGCGTTCCATGCCCTGACGGGCCGTACTGGACGGAGAAGACGATCAAGAGTGCCGACTAATCAACGTTCCACCCATGAGCAACCAGCACCGGACGTACGCCGGTGTACTGGCCCCTGACCGGCCCGGAGGCCGGTGAGAAGTGCTCCTTAGAAAGGAGGTGATCCAGCCGCACCTTCCGGTACGGCTACCTTGTTACGACTTCGTCCCAATCGCCAGTCCCACCTTCGACGGCTCCCTCCCGCAAGGGGTTGGGCCACCGGCTTCGGGTGTTACCGACTTTCGTGACGTGACGGGCGGTGTGTACAAGGCCCGGGAACGTATTCACCGCAGCGATGCTGATCTGCGATTACTAGCAACTCCGACTTCATGGGGTCGAGTTGCAGACCCCAATCCGAACTGAGACCGGCTTTTTGAGATTCGCTCCACCTCGCGGTATCGCAGCTCATTGTACCGGCCATTGTAGCACGTGTGCAGCCCAAGACATAAGGGGCATGATGACTTGACGTCGTCCCCACCTTCCTCCGAGTTGACCCCGGCGGTCTCCCGTGAGTCCCCACCACCCCCGAAGGGACGTGCTGGCAACACGGGACAAGGGTTGCGCTCGTTGCGGGACTTAACCCAACATCTCACGACACGAGCTGACGACAGCCATGCACCACCTGTACACCGACCACAAGGGGGCACCTGTCTCCAGGTGTTTCCGGTGTATGTCAAGCCTTGGTAAGGTTCTTCGCGTTGCGTCGAATTAAGCCACATGCTCCGCTGCTTGTGCGGGCCCCCGTCAATTCCTTTGAGTTTTAGCCTTGCGGCCGTACTCCCCAGGCGGGGCACTTAATGCGTTAGCTGCGGCGCGGACGACGTGGAATGTCGCCCACACCTAGTGCCCACCGTTTACGGCGTGGACTACCAGGGTATCTAATCCTGTTCGCTCCCCACGCTTTCGCTCCTCAGCGTCAGTGTCGGCCCAGAGATCCGCCTTCGCCACCGGTGTTCCTCCTGATATCTGCGCATTTCACCGCTACACCAGGAATTCCGATCTCCCCTACCGAACTCTAGCCTGCCCGTATCGACTGCAGACCCGGGGTTGAGCCCCGGGCTTTCACAATTGACGCGACAGGCCGCCTACGAGCTCTTTACGCCCAATAATTCCGGACAACGCTCGCGCCCTACGTATTACCGCGGCTGCTGGCACGTAGTTAGCCGGCGCTTCTTCTGCAGGTACCGTCACTTGCGCTTC contains these protein-coding regions:
- a CDS encoding SpoIIE family protein phosphatase, whose product is MTTGLIPGDQPPDPRQTNGLPHQRDEPVGHGAMPAENRPRSSVITARAAASFEPVGRSVASARAFVRDTLQGWGFADIIDDAVVLTSELVTNAVVHAGTSADLLCLRSDDGVRIEVADRYPEREVPLQGSAATMGSPDREGGRGLQLCAALADRWGVEYSPTYKTVWFQLDVPERPVGTRTAGPALPSDLLPIADTRVRVAVVQIDRTGAISSWNEDAEELFGYRADQVTGKPLTDLAAWPHTPGTGTGIAEALQLSRWEGSYGIRDAQGRVTPVYASHLRVRDADGDPSTVCLLVRDHERAVLQTPLRAPVSDTSESQSTDPFEVFIGSPAPDDLDSLLQRTVERARDMLDGDSAFLLLATDDETELEVRASTGLPSARQRFARVPVEAGSGRYGSARMPSVHDDLTALPGAVPLLNGTGMRSVVTVPLKVEGRLTGSLGVAAEGAGRYSNEEALRLQFAADRIALAVESARLGELERLRRGSLSFLVEASDLLAGTLDRDQTLALMAQMTVPTLATWCAVYTIADQASEPYLSYVLHEDEELIDGIKSLLSKMAPPDPVPTPGARVWPAPGEVAHQAALRTSMRSLGLSGGPSNQVAPGIGPTLTTAAAVGGETVVLPLVARNRVIGMLTLGKPTDEHFRQEILELAEDLSRRAALALDNARLYSERTAISQSLQRSLLPPELPVIDSVEVEVIYRAAGEGNEVGGDFYDLFPISDGAYGFAIGDVCGTGPNAAAVTGLARHALRLLAREGLNGPAVLERLNSAILDEGARSRFLTLLYGELRPQEDGSAELKVVCAGHPLPLRLRQDGTVEPAAEPQPLLGVIEDLDLYEQTVTLDPGDVLLCVTDGVTERREGLNMLGDDGLAEVLKTCTGLTAGAVAARIMRAVERFASDAPSDDMAILAMRVPGLHQD
- a CDS encoding DegT/DnrJ/EryC1/StrS family aminotransferase — protein: MLRAAGVGVGDEVVVSAFGNVEVVEAVTLAGALPVFAEIDPVTYCLAPAAVEAAITPRTAAVVAVHRFGRRADIARLHLLGQRHGLLILERGESEGPYEEIARRRERAAYLDAKLRGVRTPDGGDGHTYQQYVVRVPGNGRPDRDAFAQAVRAKGVECRVPVKTPVHRLPGFRRCVSLPETERAADETLALPVDAVLTKRDMQRVASACNALGGLLQPAL